The nucleotide sequence GTAATGTTACCTACACTATTATATTTCAAAAGTGATTTCAGTTTCACGAAATGTCAGAAATGCCTTGAAACGTCGGTACACCTCATCATCAAAAGTTGtagcaaacttgaaaaaatagtgCCATTCGAATCGGTGTGATCGGTGCCGCCAGAGTGGTCATAatacaaaatgttaaaaaaaactcccgccaaattgaaaaaaaaacttgctgataagataaaagaaaatttttaatttttcggaaAGATGGAATTTAAAATTAGTATGTGTTCGAAGTAAAttagtgaaattaattttgagtgTTCTTGTCTTTGATTTCATACCATTATTCCGATTTGATAGCGTAAACATGAATATTATAAAAACGAGGAAATCTTATATCACGGTAGAAAGTTCATTGAAAGAGCAATACCCCTGTCGTATGCAATTGTACAATGATCCTCCTATGGTGCAAATTAGTTTACAAGAATTCGAGCTGTACGCGATCGAAAGATTGAAAGGTAATCAGTGTTTCATGTTGTCTCGGTAAAGAATGcatcaattcaaaatattcatttccTTCCAGTGTTACGTGTATTGGAAATGATCAGCTTGAAAGGAGCTGCTAAGAATTCAAACGAATATAAATCAGAAGCGGAgaaagaaattagaaaaacttCGCTGAGATTCTATCATTTGGTTGGTACATGATTCAGTTCATCTGAGCGATTCCTATTGTAGTAATAAATTTAATTAGCTAATTTCTTTCTCTAGATTTTTACCAGCAAGTATACTAAAGAAGAAGATGAAATTAAAGATTACGAAGCTCGTAAAATAGATCATATTTCACATTACATTTTACGATTCGCATACTGCCATAGTGAAGAGCACAGGCGATGGTTTATAGCGCGAGAATACGAATTGTTCAAACTCAGGTGGTCACATCTACTTAGTGATGAAACGAACAAATTCATCGCCGTTAATCACCTGAATTATcaaattgtatgtattttcataTTCCTGCTCTTGGGAATGTACTTAAATTCTAAGTAATTTATCACACCTGTTTCATTTTACAGCTGGACGAGATTACTTGTAAACAAAAGAGCGTGAATAGTGGAGGTTTAATTAAACCCGAGAATACTTATTACTGTGTCAAGTGGACCAATGTTTTGGATTTGGTTCGTGGTAGAAGAGTATATCTGGAACGTGGAATCGCTTACGTTACGTCCACCGATTTAATATCAGTCTTGGGATCTGTTTTTCGATCTAATCTATCTCACCATCTAGCGGTAACTGATTTTTACTTTTGCCTACTCCTGTGTCAAATGTTCAATCAATAATAATCAATTGAGACCTTATGTTACAGATCATGTCTCATAAAGTATCAGCAATCCAATCAGACGAAAGAtttaaacgtttgaaaaatttacataatactTACACCGGCAAGACGTACGTCAGAAATGATAACGATCGACAAGtatctttggaaaatttggattcCGTGAGTacaattttccgaatttttcgTAGATGGTGGATATTTTTATCTTATTCGTTGATTCTTTTGCAGCTTTCCAAAACATCTTTTCCATTATGTATGAAACAACTTCATGCCGCGCTGAAAACTCATCATCATTTACGTCATTTCGGTCGACAACAATTTTCTCTGTTTCTCAAGGGCGTTGGATTATCTTTAGAAGatgctttaattttttggagatCTGAATTTACCAAGAAAATGGATTCTGATCAGGTACGTATTACCATTTGTGAGTTGCATGGATTTCGTCAGTGCTTTCTAACATTTCTGTATTTATCATGTTTGAATTTAGTTTGATAAGAAATACGCCTATAATTTCCGTCACAATTATGGTAAAGAAGGTAAAAGAGCTAATTATACTCCATATAGCTGTGGTAAAATCATAGCTAGTAGTGCTGGCCCTGGTGAATATCATGGGTGCCCTTTCAAACACAACGATGTCGCAAGTTTGAAACAGACATTCGCTTCCCTTCATATCGGCACTGCTGGTAAGATCctggtattttattcaattatttttcaaataactagTATTATATtgtatcatttcattttcaggatCCGAAGAGGTGCTACAATACGTAAACATGGGTCAATACCAGCTTGCCTGTGCGAAATTCTTCGAAGTCACGCATAACGCTCCCATTTTAACCGGTGTGAATCATCCGAatcaatattttgaagaaagtcAGAAATTATTAGCTTCAGGAATACCGAATACTCCTGGTCCTGCTCCAAAACGTAAATCAACTCAGCCAACTCCAACAACTGCGAAAAAATCCATGGAAGACTGTCTCGACGATTCGGCATTCGACAAGATTAATTTAGATCAATTGGATGGCATTACTGTTTGAAAAGGTAACTTTGTTaacacatattttattttttttacaaacgctttataattttattgtgtacattttttaaattgtaaataaatatcCGGACTGTTTCTCAAACTCGATTCATTGTCTTACCTGTCGCGTTTGGACATCTTAATTATAATCTATCTAACAAAAATTCCTTGATCGTTGAACaatcaaacaaataaaaacaacTGTTTCTAGAACCGTACACATAGTTGAATATTTCGCCTAGTTAATCTCATTAaataatgaagaagaaaaaatgtaagaacTAAAGACACAATGGCTTTCCACTGGTTTGCGtagaataattatcaaaaaaacaacTGGTACCTATTCGAGGCGTATGTGACACATTTAGAAACGACGAATTTAATTACGTTAAAAAGATAGAATCgcggaacaaaaaaaaaagaaacttcgtttatagtttaaaaaatcttttcgctgtgattaataattcataatcaacaatttttttaaaaagtcaccgCCGTAACATTGATTCAATTTGATAACTAGAGAAATTGTTGATGTCGCTAGATTTGTATTTTCCTCTAGTATTAATGTACTAATTAAGATTTCTTTGCGTAGTAACAAAACAGCTaggaaatttccataaaaaggATGTGCCTTTCCTGGATATCTATACAGAGTCCTTTTTTTGTTACATCCGAGgtatgatttttcgatttttgcccCAAGattgtttctttttcaatgGTAAAAAATGGATCTTATTTCCAGAAGAGTTGTGAtggaaattcattcatttccaaGTCTTCAAACATTCGTGTTCCAAATAAGCTACTTACTGTAAATAATTTGAGATGTTTCAGACAACTGCCCGTACTTAtgaaatctaatttttcaatcatcattagaacaaaaagcAGACACTCGAGTTTTTTGTGAATGCTAAGATGATCATAGACGAAATTCAAGTTCTATTTCAAGATTACTGATTAACCCTTTTATTATCTCCAGTTCTCCATTTACATTAAATACCCGAAGAGGGTATTCGAATTGTCAACTACTTAaccacgaaatttttcaaattttcactcttATTGAAACCCAGAACATGTTGATGATGGCTGCGAGCTACTTTCCTATAACTTGAATCCTGATTTTATTtcttatgcaaaaaattttttacctcgGTGCATCAAAACCTGAAGGACGTTGCATGCGCATAATTTTGCACAGGTACTTAGGTAATATCTTTTCATAGGTACCTTTAGTTCTTACGTCCAGCGTTATACGTTCATCTTTAAAAACGACTCGCGGCACGGCGCGCGGCGTCAAACTCTGTAGTATGTGGCGCGTGCCGCATATGGTTCCGCTCCGATGAAGCAAACAATCGAGTCTCCCAGAATCTCcctttaattttattcaaaatcttttttacCGTAACTGTTTACTTTCAGTTTATGTCTGGCGGATTCCGCGAAATGTGAAATTGTGAACGCGTTCGTCGAGttcgaaatatgattttttttcgagcgCGAAGTGACCAAAACTGATATTCGCGAGTGTTTGTGGTGGATTATTATTCAGCTTGCAATTTATTGAGTATAGGAAACAGTAAAAGCTGTTCAGTCAGCCACTGAGGTAAGAGAAAATTTACGAATTGAGTAATTCCCTCAAACTAATTGGACGTCGCGTCGCGATGATGATGTTACTTTCCTATCTATTTTTACACTCGTattgatataatttttatagaattcaGGTGTTTTTTTCGTCGTCGATGAGTGTAGGTCATACATTACAGTAGAATCAGTGCGATCTAAAAGAACATCGGAACTGAAACATTTCATAATATTGCAATTAACTTTGTCAAACTTTTgtaaacttaaaaaaaaaatcgttgaagaaaaattaattagatcttgaaataggtattttgtCTGACTTTTGAGAACTTGAGAAAAATCGCGATACTAGAAGTATCTTGacatgtcaaatttttttttaatttcataattatatACCGATCATCTGCAGTGCTTACCTATCTTTCAAGCAAAAAGCATAAGCTGAAACTTCATTTCCATAAACTTTTGAAGTTCACATTCCTAATAACCTAATTTATGCgattcactgatttttttcataagttcttaaaagtcaaaTGTGATCTAAAAATCCATTGACAATGCAACACGAagtgttggaaatttcaaaactctggcattaagtaggtaaaggtattgtATGTCAAGAATTCATGATTCGTGGTAGGTTTTTCCGAATTCTCggacaaaaatataattttagacATAACCCTCCGCACAATAAACATAATTTGCCGATtttctaccccctcccccttcctacCACCCTCCTGTACAGCATTATTGGATCATACTTATAGGTAGTACCTAGATactcaaaattataatttctgaGTAACCTTCAACTGTTGATGCGAAAATATTTGAGTCAGTTTTGTTTTCTCGGTTTTTTCAAATCTCTTATGAAATGATATGATGTAAATGAGCAGTGGGGTCGATAGCTTTCAGGACGATGAAGGCCGGATTTTCCACATGGACCCCAACGTTTGAGGTACTCTCCtcattattgatatttttaaattgatataaTACTTGTCTCGAGAAATTATTTCGAATCAAAATCTTTCTAACGTCTTTtatgtttattaaaaatacctatgtaaacTTCATAACAAAAATGGAACTCATTCATTCTAAGGATACCTACTATGCacagaaatgtatttttttgaagggcCTCTTACCTCGTCTGcattaaaaacaaataattttttagaaataaatcaaatatgtacttatttgaaatgtcttcaaaaaatttagggTGACTACTGTGGGTTCccgtaaaaatattttccaggtCCCAAAAACTTACCTATCACCCCTGATCTGTAACAAATAGCTCTCTTCATTTTggtccaatttttgaagaattctaaaaagttgcattttatgACGATTGAAATCTGGCTGAATTGTAAATAACTTGAACCGGGTCAAAATGCTTAAACACGGATTTGGAGAATCCATAAAAATACATGTCAAACAAACTAACcagggaacctctcgaggtatCCGCCTCCATTTTGAAcgagaccacgatttttggagaaagcaCGGTCTGAGATCACctccataatcaaaatttcgtatgctcaaattgattttacgatttttgattaatttttgaaaaggcaaAATTAACtgaagagtccagggaaagaaccaggtaagtcactttttcaaacttctgagttacggcgttttgaagtatcagaaggctccaattttgtagcgaatttgaatttcatcaaggtaatgactggaaatacatcacacaacatcccacaaacacaacttgaggcattgtaggaaaaaaatgaagagatgagccagtcacgacttgaaaagtcactgttttcgtgaaaaaatcaagcaaaaaatcgaaaaatcagtgttttgcaacaacttgaattcgatgaaaatcgattattatgatgacataatgaaaaatttttgtattctaaatagttgacgatgttgaaatttttttcctgtcgCTTCacatttggtctcggctcatttttctcttctcctcttttttttaaaggccattttaaccacgaaaaatcgatttttttcaaaatgtaaatggactacatttttctactcctcagtgtgaatttaattcaaccctaaactcatttttgaaaaaaagt is from Planococcus citri chromosome 1, ihPlaCitr1.1, whole genome shotgun sequence and encodes:
- the LOC135832539 gene encoding DNA primase large subunit-like, producing the protein MNIIKTRKSYITVESSLKEQYPCRMQLYNDPPMVQISLQEFELYAIERLKVLRVLEMISLKGAAKNSNEYKSEAEKEIRKTSLRFYHLIFTSKYTKEEDEIKDYEARKIDHISHYILRFAYCHSEEHRRWFIAREYELFKLRWSHLLSDETNKFIAVNHLNYQILDEITCKQKSVNSGGLIKPENTYYCVKWTNVLDLVRGRRVYLERGIAYVTSTDLISVLGSVFRSNLSHHLAIMSHKVSAIQSDERFKRLKNLHNTYTGKTYVRNDNDRQVSLENLDSLSKTSFPLCMKQLHAALKTHHHLRHFGRQQFSLFLKGVGLSLEDALIFWRSEFTKKMDSDQFDKKYAYNFRHNYGKEGKRANYTPYSCGKIIASSAGPGEYHGCPFKHNDVASLKQTFASLHIGTAGSEEVLQYVNMGQYQLACAKFFEVTHNAPILTGVNHPNQYFEESQKLLASGIPNTPGPAPKRKSTQPTPTTAKKSMEDCLDDSAFDKINLDQLDGITV